In the Diachasmimorpha longicaudata isolate KC_UGA_2023 chromosome 1, iyDiaLong2, whole genome shotgun sequence genome, one interval contains:
- the LOC135162522 gene encoding uncharacterized protein LOC135162522, with translation MPEHKKKRSRSRSRSSDRRHKRRKVDQMQLQLDNLTKAVEGLVRAQNNQPQALPPNNGAQLPNIEVSNTKIADNKEDKENIPEAANTNSETNMRDDLKGPATDFSLDATDKDNILKVLGVDLNESKFKKVKFHAELKNTWSKWVKQGLPEKNKTEILESYNRKGDLFTEAPKVNLEILPLLSDVAKKRDQHFSETQNCIGSALIALGGAISMLIDPPDDGLDEDIFTDYLSQAGQLLTDVFFQQSVARKSFITPQLNKSIKPAVEAMISDEWLYGNDLKDKVKDVKEIAKACEQIKEKPQPKTIMRSQVQGNSRYPSTNSRQTGYHQKSRKFLFKKRSNQGASSSSAKMSSRTTTQSSSKK, from the exons ATGCCAGAGCATAAAAAGAAAAGGTCGAGGTCCAGGTCACGGTCATCAGATCGTCGACATAAAAGACGCAAAGTCGACCAAATGCAGCTACAATTGGATAACCTCACAAAGGCGGTTGAGGGCTTGGTCCGAGCCCAAAACAACCAACCTCAAGCTTTGCCACCAAATAATGGGGCCCAGCTACCTAATATTGAGGTTTCAAATACTAAGATTGCTG ACAACAAAGAGGATAAAGAGAATATCCCGGAAGCTGCGAACACCAACTCTGAAACGAACATGAGAGATGACCTCAAGGGTCCAGCGACAGATTTTTCCCTAGACGCAACGGACAAGGATAACATCCTTAAAGTTTTGGGAGTAGACTTGAATGagtcaaaatttaaaaaagtcaAATTTCACgccgaattgaaaaatacctGGTCCAAATGGGTGAAGCAGGGACTCCCGGAGAAAAACAAGACTGAAATTCTAGAGTCATACAACCGAAAAGGGGATCTGTTCACAGAGGCTCCCAAGGTGAATTTGGAGATACTCCCTCTTCTCTCTGATGTGGCAAAAAAGCGTGACCAACATTTTTCAGAGACACAAAATTGTATCGGTTCAGCGTTGATTGCACTAGGCGGCGCAATTTCCATGCTCATCGACCCCCCAGATGATGGACTAGATGAAGACATCTTTACCGATTACTTGAGCCAGGCGGGACAGCTATTAACAGACGTATTCTTTCAGCAGTCTGTAGCTCGGAAATCATTCATCACCCCTCAactcaataaatcaataaaaccgGCGGTTGAGGCGATGATTTCTGACGAATGGCTCTATGGGAATGATTTAAAAGATAAAGTGAAGGATGTCAAAGAAATCGCCAAAGCTTGCGAACAGATTAAGGAGAAACCCCAGCCTAAAACTATCATGAGATCACAGGTCCAGGGAAACTCGAGGTACCCGTCTACGAACTCTCGTCAGACGGGGTACCATCAGAAATCTCGGAAGTTCCTATTCAAGAAGAGGTCGAATCAAGGTGCATCCTCCAGCTCAGCCAAGATGAGCTCTCGGACGACAACCCAATCTTCATCAAAGAAGTAA